CACCTCCGCCAGCTCCGCGACACGCTCAACGCCCAGTTCACCGAGACTGTCAGTACCCCATGCGATGCTGAACACGAGCAGGTGGCCTAACGATCACCTCGGGGCCGCCACCGAAGTTCAACGGAACTCGGGACATCCTCAAATTCCGCCATGCCGATACGTTCTGATCATGGCTGACATGACGTATCGCAGGCTCGGCGACTCCGGACTCACCGTTTCCGCGGTGGGGCTGGGGTGCAACGCGTTCGGCACGAGGATCGGCGAGGAGGACTCGGTCGCCGTCATCCACGCGGCGCTCGACGCCGGTATCACCTTCCTCGACACGGCGGACATCTACGGGCAGGGCGCCAGCGAGGAAGTCGTCGGCGCGGCGCTGCGCGGGCGGCGCGACGAGGTGGTGCTCGCGACGAAGTTCGGCAAGGACATGCAGGGCAGCAACGGCACCGACTACGGCGCGCGCGGCTCGCGGCGGTACGTGCGGCGGGCGGTGGAAGCCAGCCTGCGGCGGCTGGGCGTCGAGCACATCGACCTTTACCAGATGCACGAGCCGGACCCGGCGACGCCGATCGCGGAGACCCTGGACGTCCTCGACGACCTCGTCCGGGAGGGCAAGGTCGGGTACGTCGGCTCGTCGCAGTTCGCCGCCTGGCAGGTCGCGGACGCGGACTGGACCGCTCGTACGAGGGGCACGCCGCGGATGATCAGCACGCAGGAGAACTACAACCTGCTCGAGCGCGACGTGGAACGTGAGCTGGTGCCGGCCTGCGAGCAGTACGGCGTCGGCCTGATCCCGTACTTCCCGCTGGCCAACGGCCTGCTGACCGGCAAGTACCGGCGCGGCGAGCCCGCACCCGCCGGCACCAAGCTGGTGGAGAAGCCGCACGTGCTGGCGAACGCCGACTTCGACCAGCTGGACGCTCTGGCCGCCTTCGCCGCGGCGCGCGGCTTGACCCTGCTCGACGTCGCGATCGGTGGCCTCGCCGCACAGCCGGCCGTAGCGACCGTGATAGCCGGCGCGACGAAGCCCACCCAAGTAGCCGCGAACGCGGCCGCGGGCACCTGGCAGCCCACCCTCGCCGACCTCGCAGAGCTCGACGAGCTCGCCCCCGCACCACCGCCCCCGCCCGGCCGCTGAACTGAACCCGGTAGTCCCGAGGAGGTCTTCGCCCGTGCCCGTCGACAGTAACCCTTATGTCGCGATCGCGACCGAGTTGGCCGAGCAGGCGGTCGCCGACCGCCGGGATCTGCACAGGCATGCGGAACCTGGCTGGATGGAGTTCCGTACGACGGCGAGGATCGTGACGAGGCTGCGCGCGCTCGGCTGGCGCGTCCGCTGGGGCAAGGACCTCTACGCCGGTGTCGACCGGCTGGGAGTGCCGTCGGCCGACGAGCTCGCCGCCGGTTACGAGCGGGCGGTCGCCGACGGCGCGGACGTCGAGCTGCTCGAGCCGATGGCCGGTGGCTGGACGGGCTGTGTCGCCGAGCTGGACGGTGCGGGTCGGGGCCGTACGGTCGCGTTGCGGTTCGACATCGACGGCCTAGCCGTACCGGAGGCGAGCAGCGACGACCACCTGCCCGCGCGTGAGGGCTTCGCGTCCGTGCACGAGGGCATCATGCACGCCTGCGGCCACGACACGCACACGGCGATGGGGCTCGGCGTGGCGGAGGCGCTCGCCCGCACCCGCGACCAGTGGCAGGGCACCGTCCGGCTGGTGTTCCAGCCCGGCGAGGAGGGCTGCAGGGGCGCCGAGTCCATGGTGACGGCAGGGTTGCTCGACGGCGTCGACGCGTTCCTCGCCCCACACGTCGGCGCGCAGTCGCACCGATCGGGGGAGATCCTCCCTGGGATCAGCGGCTTCCTCGCCACCAGCAAGCTCGACGTGCACTTCGCCGGTAAGGAGGCGCATGCCGGCCTGGCTCCCGAGACCGGGCACAACGCGCTGATCGCCGCCGCTGCCGCGGCGCTGCAGCTCCACGCGATGCCGCGGCACGCCGACGGGAACTCGCGGGTCAACGTCGGTCGGCTCGACGCCGGCACCGGGCGCAACGTGGTGGCCGGGTCGGCGCGGATGCTGATGGAGCTGCGCAGTGAGTCCGCGGCGGTCGTCGAGGAGCTGGAGCGCCGCACCAGGCTGATCGTGGCGGGTACCGCCGCGGCGCACGAGGTGGAGTCCGAGGTCGTACTCGCGGGCAAGGCGCCGAGTGCGAGCTCCGACGAGCGCGCGATGGCAGCGGTCGCTGCCGCGGCGCGGGGCGTGCCCGGCGTGGTGAACGTGGGCGGGCAGGTAGTCGCGGAGGCGTCGGACGACGCGACCGCCATGATGCGCCGCGTGCAGGAGCAAGGCGGTGTCGCCGCGTACCTGATCGTCGGCACCGACCTGCCGAGCGGCCACCACACGCCGAAGTTCGACGTCGACGAACGGGTGCTGCCGCTCGGTGTCGCCACCATCGCGGCGGCCACCGTCGACCTGCTGGCCGCTGGCTGATGCCCGCTACCCGGCGTGGCGGGCGAGGCCGTGCAGGGGTTCGGGTAGGTCGCCGGTGTGGACGACGCCTAGGCGTTTGGTGGCGCGGCTCAACGCGACGTAGAGGTCGTGTGCGCCGCCGGGGGCGGCGGTGAGGATGGTTGCCGGCTCGACCACGATCACCGAGTCGAACTCGAGGCCCTTCGCGCGGGCCACGTCGAGCACGACGACGGGGGAGTCCAGGTCGAGCCGCTGCGCCCGCACCAGGTGCGGTACGTCCGCCGCGAGCCTGCGGTCGATCTCCGCGCCGAGGTCGTCGGGGACGACCACCGCCGTCATGCCCTCGGTCAACTGTGCCGCCTCGTCGGCGACGATCTTCGTGAGCGCCTCGGCGAGCGACTCGCGCGGCACCTGCAGGCTCCACGGTGCGGTCTCCGCCGCCCGGATGGACTCCGGCACCTCGGCCGCTGGGTCGGCGCTGCGCAGAACGGCACCCGCCACGTCCATGATCTCGGTCGGCGTGCGGTAGTTCACCGTCAGCTGGGCGACCCGCAGCCGGTCGCGGGCGTAGTCGCCGAGCGCGTCCTGCCACCGCGCGGGCCGCCACGGCACGCTGGCCTGGGCGAGGTCACCGACGACGGTCATCGACCGCAGCGGGCACCGGCGCTGCAGCATCCGCCAGGCCATGGGGGAGAGCTCCTGCGCCTCGTCGACGATGACGTGCCCGAACGTCCAGCTGCGGTCGCCGGCGGCCCGGTCGGCGGCGGTGCGCCGCGACTGCGGGCCCTGGTACCGCTCGACCACCTGGTTGGCGTCGAGCGGGAACGCCAGCTCCAGCTGGCCGAGCACCTCGGTGGCGGCGTCCGCCTCCACCCGCTCCTCCTCGGCGCGCAGGTGGGAGAGCGGGTCTTTGGCGGGGATCGGCCCGAGCCGCTCGGCGAGCTCGTCGAGCAGCGGGACGTCCGCGCTGGTCCAGCCGTGGTCGCGGGGACGCTGCAGCAGCTCGCGCTCGGCCGGTTCGAGTGCGGTCGCCGTCAGGTCACGCAGTGACGCCGTGGCGTAGCACGCGGCGAGCACCCGCTCCGGGGTCAGGTACGGCCACAGCCGGTCGACGGCGGCGGCGACCTCGTCGGTGGCCAGCTGCTCGCTCGCGGTGTCGTCGAGGGCCTGCTTGCCCGGGCTCGCCCCGATCGCCTCGAGCGCCTGGGCCGCCAGCGCGCCGTACACCTGGCGCTGGAACGTCGCCCGCGCCTGGTTGTGCGGCCGCCTCGACCTACGCGCCTTCGTGCGGGCCTGCTTTACGAGCGCGGGGTCCAGGCGCAGCCGGTGCCGGCCGTACGCGATCTCCACCGGCTGCTCCGGCAGCCGCTGGCACGAACGCACCAGCTCGGCGACGACGTCGACCATCCGCAGGTCGCCCTTGACGGCGGCGACCTCCGTCGACTCGCTCGCGGTCACCTCGACCCCGGGGTACAGCCCGTCCACGGTGGACATCACCACGCCGGTCTCGCCCAGCGCAGGCAGCACCTGCTCGATGTAGGTGAGGAAGACGTCGTTGGGTCCGACGACGAGCACGCCGCTGTTGGCCAGCCGGTCGCGGTGCTCGTACAGCAGGTACGCGGCGCGGTGCAGCGCCACGGCCGTCTTGCCGGTGCCGGGCCCGCCCTGCACCACGAGCACGCCGGTGAGCTCGCTCCTGATCACCGCGTCCTGCTCCGACTGGATGGTCGCGACGATGTCGCGCATCCGGCCGGTGCGGCCCTCCCGCAGCGCGGCGAGCAGCGCCGCCTCGCCGGAGAGGTGGGTGCGGTCGCTGCCGTCGAGCGCAGCCAGGTCGAAGACGTCGTCGTCGATGCCGAGTACCTGCCGGTTGCGGATCCGCAGGTGCCGGCGCCTGGTGACGTTCAGCGGCGCGCTCGGCGTCGCGGCGTAGAACGGACGCGCGGCGGGCGCGCGCCAGTCGATGAGGAGGCGCTCGTACTCGTCGCTGGACAGCCCGATGCGGCCCACGTAGTGGGTCTCGCCGGTCGTCTTGTCGACGCGGCCGAACACCAGGCCGTGCTCGACGGCGTTGAAGCGGGCGATGCGGTCTTCCAGCATCGTCGACCTGGCGTCGCGTTCGCTGCGTGCGGCCGGCGTGCCCACCGAGCCGGCCTTGCGCACTGCGGCGAGTTCTGCGGCCGAGCCGGCGCGGAGCTCGTCCAACCGGGTGTACAGGCGATCGACGTACGCCTGCTCGGTGGTGAGTTCGACGTCGGTCACCGGTGGCGTCCACGGGTCCGAGGCAGCGGGTTCACGTACGTGGTCTCCAATCGAGGTGCACCCGACAGGCAAAGATAGCGCGGCGAGGCGGGTGATTGTGCAGGGTGGGTGGCGCCGTCACGGGTGTCGTCCACAGCCCGTATCGTCTGGCGGACAGGGGAAGCGACGGGACCCGGAAGGCAACCATGCGGATCAATGCGCAGACGGCAGAGTTGGCGAAGGCGGCGGGGTTCGCGGCGCGGCATGCGTCGTCGCGGCCGGTGCTGCCGGTGCTCTCCGGGCTGCGGTTGCGTGCCACCGCGGGCGAGGTGACGGTCACCGGGTACGACTACGAGGCCAGCTCGGTCGCGACCATCGAGACCGACGTCGAGGTGCCCGGTGAGGTGCTCGTGCCCGGCCGGGTGTTCGCGGAGATCGTGCGCTCGCTGCCGGACGCCGAGGTCACCATCGCGCGCAAGGACGCGAGCGTGCGGATCGAGGCGGCCGACACCGAGTTCACCCTGCCGCTGCTGCCGATCGACGACTACCCGGTGGTGCCGGCCATCGCACCGACCGTCGGCGAGATCGACGCCGCCACGCTGGCGTCCACCGTGGCGGCGGTGTCGCGGGTCGCGTTGCGCGACGAGTCGGTGCCGTTGCTGTCCGGTGTGGCGGTCGGTATCGGCGAGGCGCTCTCGCTGATGACCACCGACAGGTACCGCATCGCACGGCACCAGCTGCCCTGGCAGCCGACGCTCACCGAGCAGGCGAACGCCGTGGTGCCTGCGCGGCTGCTCGCCGAGGCGGTGAAGGGGCTGCCGGGTTCCGGGCCGATCACCGTCGGGCTCTCGGACAGTGCCGAGCGCCGGCTCAGCCTCGGCCGCGGCGGCGCCGCGTCCACCATCAGGCTGCTCGACGGCACCTACCCGGACGTGCTGCGCGGCATGCCGACCAGCTTCGCGGGCGACGTGGTCGTCGACCGCGAGGAGCTGGCGGGCGCGGTGCGGCGGATCTCCCTGGTGGCCGACCAGTTCGCCGCCGTGGTGCTGGAGATCAGTGCACACGGGGTCGTGGTGACCGCGAGCAGCGAAGGCGAGATGGGTGGCCGCACCCGGCTCGCTGCCGTGCAGCGCAACGAGCCGGCGCGCGTCGCGGTGAACGCGGGATACCTGCTCGACGGGCTGGGCATGCTCACCGGCGGCTACGCGAAGCTGTCGTACCAGCACAACGTGCGTCCTGCGCTGCTCGAAGGCTGCGCCGACAGCGAAGGCAACGAGATCAACCAAGCCGCGCGGTACTACGTGATGCCGCGGATGCTGCCGGACGACTGAGCCGGGCTCAGCCCGCGGTCAGCTGCTCCATGAGGTGGTCGGCGTCCGAGCTGCCCCAGTAGTCGGTGATCCTCTCGTCGGCGACGTGGACGATGTCGTGCCCGGAGAACGCGACCCGGGTGCCGACGGCCGCGGACGCGCCGGGGATGCCACCGAGGTAACTGCCGGCGAACGTCCACCGGCCGGCCACGTACTGACCGTCCACGATCGGTCCGAGGTCGAGCGTGACCTCGACGTCGTCGAAGTACGCCCGGCCGCCGGTGATCAGCTCCACCGCGGCGTCCGGGCCGGTGGTGGGACCGGACGTGCCGCGCCGGTGGATGGTGAACTCGGGGCCGACGAGCTCGGCGGCGAGCCCGGGCAGGTCGTCGTCGCCCGCGTGCCAGAGATCGAGGAGGAACCGCCGGTACAGCGTGCCTGCGTCGGTGCTCATCACCTCAACAGTAGGAGGCTGAGACCGGCGACGGCGACCGGGCCGGCGACGGCGGAGAACCGCGCGGGGCGCGCGTAGCCGGGCAGGCCGTACGAGTGCGGCTGGGCGTCCGGGTTCTCCGGGTCGACCAGCAGCCGCAGCCGGGAGTTCGGCCGGTGCCTGCGGTAGACCGGCAGGTGGTGGGTGCGTACGGTCGCGTCCTGGGCGTCCTGCGGGTGGTTGTACGCCACCTCGACGTAGTGCCCTGGGTGCGGGGTGAACGCGCCGTCGGAGAATCCGGTGTAGCGCGACGCCTGGTACGCACGGACCACGGTGGCCTGGACGGGGGTGAGCCGCAAGCGGTGGTTGGCGGTATGTGCGAGCCAGCTGAGACCGCCAACCGTGAGCGGCACCCCAACGGTGGCGAAGGCCATACCTACAGCGCGTTGGTCAGGCATAGCAGTTCTGACGCTACCTTCGTGGCCGAGGTTCTCGAGTGCTGGAAGGATACGGCATGTGAGTCTCCCTGTGGCAGCGTGCACCGAAACGGCGATCGATGCGGTTCTCCTGGACGCCGGCGGGGTGCTCATCCTGCCGGAGCACGCCGCGATGCGCGCCGCGTTGGAGCCGTACGGGGTGGATCCGACCGATGCCGAGCTGACCAGAGCCCATTACGCCGGGATGGCCGCGCAGGACGGCGACCTGGAACAGGGCTGGTCCGCGTATACCCGAGCCTACGTCGCGGCGCTGGGAGTTGCCGCCGAGCACGGCGACGCCGCCGAGCACGGCGACGCCGCTGCTCAGGCGCTGTTCGCGGCCCGGCGGGAGTGGATCAGCGCCACCCCGGCGGCGGCGACCGAGCTGGCCAGGCTGGCGGCGCTCGGCGTGCCGCTCGTGGTGGTGTCGAATGCGGTCGGCACGGTCGAACGGCAGCTCGCGGTGGCCGGGGTGTGCCAGGTGGGCGACGGGCCGGGCGTACGGGTCGAGGCGGTGATCGACTCGCACCTGGTCGGCGTGCGCAAGCCGGACCCGGCGATCTTCCAGCTCGGCCTGGACGCCGCGGGCTGCGCCGCGGCGCACGCCCTGATGGTCGGCGACTTCGCGTACGCCGACGTGCACGGCGCCGAGCAGGCGGGTATCCGTGCCGTGCACCTCGACCCGTACGGCGACTGCCGTAGCCGGCATGCCGGGCCGGACGTGTCAGGCCTCGCCGCGGTGGTCGAGCTGGTGCGCGCCAGCCGCGGCTGACCCGGGCAGCCGTGGGAGCAGTCGCAGGGCGGCGTAGCCGGCGAGCTGGGT
This genomic stretch from Streptosporangiales bacterium harbors:
- a CDS encoding aldo/keto reductase, whose product is MADMTYRRLGDSGLTVSAVGLGCNAFGTRIGEEDSVAVIHAALDAGITFLDTADIYGQGASEEVVGAALRGRRDEVVLATKFGKDMQGSNGTDYGARGSRRYVRRAVEASLRRLGVEHIDLYQMHEPDPATPIAETLDVLDDLVREGKVGYVGSSQFAAWQVADADWTARTRGTPRMISTQENYNLLERDVERELVPACEQYGVGLIPYFPLANGLLTGKYRRGEPAPAGTKLVEKPHVLANADFDQLDALAAFAAARGLTLLDVAIGGLAAQPAVATVIAGATKPTQVAANAAAGTWQPTLADLAELDELAPAPPPPPGR
- a CDS encoding amidohydrolase translates to MPVDSNPYVAIATELAEQAVADRRDLHRHAEPGWMEFRTTARIVTRLRALGWRVRWGKDLYAGVDRLGVPSADELAAGYERAVADGADVELLEPMAGGWTGCVAELDGAGRGRTVALRFDIDGLAVPEASSDDHLPAREGFASVHEGIMHACGHDTHTAMGLGVAEALARTRDQWQGTVRLVFQPGEEGCRGAESMVTAGLLDGVDAFLAPHVGAQSHRSGEILPGISGFLATSKLDVHFAGKEAHAGLAPETGHNALIAAAAAALQLHAMPRHADGNSRVNVGRLDAGTGRNVVAGSARMLMELRSESAAVVEELERRTRLIVAGTAAAHEVESEVVLAGKAPSASSDERAMAAVAAAARGVPGVVNVGGQVVAEASDDATAMMRRVQEQGGVAAYLIVGTDLPSGHHTPKFDVDERVLPLGVATIAAATVDLLAAG
- a CDS encoding AAA family ATPase, giving the protein MTDVELTTEQAYVDRLYTRLDELRAGSAAELAAVRKAGSVGTPAARSERDARSTMLEDRIARFNAVEHGLVFGRVDKTTGETHYVGRIGLSSDEYERLLIDWRAPAARPFYAATPSAPLNVTRRRHLRIRNRQVLGIDDDVFDLAALDGSDRTHLSGEAALLAALREGRTGRMRDIVATIQSEQDAVIRSELTGVLVVQGGPGTGKTAVALHRAAYLLYEHRDRLANSGVLVVGPNDVFLTYIEQVLPALGETGVVMSTVDGLYPGVEVTASESTEVAAVKGDLRMVDVVAELVRSCQRLPEQPVEIAYGRHRLRLDPALVKQARTKARRSRRPHNQARATFQRQVYGALAAQALEAIGASPGKQALDDTASEQLATDEVAAAVDRLWPYLTPERVLAACYATASLRDLTATALEPAERELLQRPRDHGWTSADVPLLDELAERLGPIPAKDPLSHLRAEEERVEADAATEVLGQLELAFPLDANQVVERYQGPQSRRTAADRAAGDRSWTFGHVIVDEAQELSPMAWRMLQRRCPLRSMTVVGDLAQASVPWRPARWQDALGDYARDRLRVAQLTVNYRTPTEIMDVAGAVLRSADPAAEVPESIRAAETAPWSLQVPRESLAEALTKIVADEAAQLTEGMTAVVVPDDLGAEIDRRLAADVPHLVRAQRLDLDSPVVVLDVARAKGLEFDSVIVVEPATILTAAPGGAHDLYVALSRATKRLGVVHTGDLPEPLHGLARHAG
- the dnaN gene encoding DNA polymerase III subunit beta, with amino-acid sequence MRINAQTAELAKAAGFAARHASSRPVLPVLSGLRLRATAGEVTVTGYDYEASSVATIETDVEVPGEVLVPGRVFAEIVRSLPDAEVTIARKDASVRIEAADTEFTLPLLPIDDYPVVPAIAPTVGEIDAATLASTVAAVSRVALRDESVPLLSGVAVGIGEALSLMTTDRYRIARHQLPWQPTLTEQANAVVPARLLAEAVKGLPGSGPITVGLSDSAERRLSLGRGGAASTIRLLDGTYPDVLRGMPTSFAGDVVVDREELAGAVRRISLVADQFAAVVLEISAHGVVVTASSEGEMGGRTRLAAVQRNEPARVAVNAGYLLDGLGMLTGGYAKLSYQHNVRPALLEGCADSEGNEINQAARYYVMPRMLPDD
- a CDS encoding HAD hydrolase-like protein, whose amino-acid sequence is MSLPVAACTETAIDAVLLDAGGVLILPEHAAMRAALEPYGVDPTDAELTRAHYAGMAAQDGDLEQGWSAYTRAYVAALGVAAEHGDAAEHGDAAAQALFAARREWISATPAAATELARLAALGVPLVVVSNAVGTVERQLAVAGVCQVGDGPGVRVEAVIDSHLVGVRKPDPAIFQLGLDAAGCAAAHALMVGDFAYADVHGAEQAGIRAVHLDPYGDCRSRHAGPDVSGLAAVVELVRASRG